From Maniola hyperantus chromosome 28, iAphHyp1.2, whole genome shotgun sequence, one genomic window encodes:
- the LOC117994987 gene encoding gastrula zinc finger protein XlCGF57.1-like isoform X3 yields MEQASKSVPYIVPKEEKFENLLEPKKEITEELLIPKEEIIEIPLIPKEETLLIIPKKETEDIVPKEELIEVEISYENDSCSEFIVPEEPSTSKQHIDNLNEENDIPFGDFTIRRKLSDHNQIMSDTAACSSYGSSPPKKRSQTQHGTSAMKQNLHSCRVCGKQYKYKSILDVHMRVHTGEKPFSCDLCQAKFTYKNSLVGHINSHTGEKPFTCITCQVKFGSKQHLIIHTRTHTGEKPYTCDECQAKFSQKTTLIKHLKTHTGDILHSCEICQAKFTHRKTLTTHMRTHVREKPSSCQKSYSCKICEAKFSRKNKFITHMRIHTGSEHFTCKICEAKFFRKDHFNNHVKSRHIGVKPFTCETCKAKFSKKGNFTTHMRTHTGEKPYACKICKSKFSRKDYFAIHMRLHTGEKPYACETCEAKFSRIDYLHNHRRTHTGERNHSCEMCPAKFSRKNLLTFHIKKTHTDKKS; encoded by the exons ATGGAGCAAGCCAGCAAATCTGTACCTTACATAGTGCCCAAggaagaaaaatttgaaaaccttCTTGAACCCAAGAAGGAAATAACGGAAGAACTTTTAATACCCAAGGAGGAAATAATCGAAATTCCTTTAATACCGAAGGAGGAAACACTCCTAATAATACCGAAAAAGGAAACGGAAGACATAGTTCCGAAAGAGGAACTAATTGAAGTAGAAATATCTTATGAAAATGACAGTTGTTCTGAATTTATTGTGCCCGAAGAACCCTCCACCTCTAAGCAACACATAGACAATTTGAATGAAGAAAATGACATACCTTTTGGTGATTTTACAATACGAAGAAAACTAAGTGATCACAACCAGATTATGTCGGATACAGCGGCCTGCTCATCGTACG GCTCATCTCCGCCTAAGAAACGTAGCCAGACTCAACACGGTACATCTGCTATGAAACAAAATCTTCACTCTTGTCGCGTTTGCGGAAAacaatataaatacaaaagtattTTAGATGTACACATGCGGGTTCATACTGGCGAAAAACCGTTTTCCTGTGACTTATGTCAGGCTAAGTTTACGTACAAAAATTCTTTAGTTGGTCATATAAActctcacactggtgaaaaaccgttCACTTGCATAACGTGTCAGGTTAAATTTGGAAGTAAACAACATTTAATTATTCATACAAGGACGCACACTGGTGAGAAACCCTATACTTGCGATGAATGTCAggcaaaattttcacaaaaaaccACTTTAATTAAACACTTGAAGACTCACACTGGTGACATACTTCATTCGTGTGAGATATGTCAGGCTAAATTTACACATCGAAAAACCTTAACTACTCATATGAGGACACACGTTCGCGAGAAACCCTCTTCCTGTCAAAAATCTTACTCGTGTAAAATATGCGAGGCGAAATTTTCAAGGAAGAATAAATTTATAACTCATATGAGGATTCACACTGGTAGCGAACATTTTACGTGTAAAATCTGTGAGGCAAAATTTTTCAGAAAAGACCATTTTAATAACCACGTTAAAAGTCGTCACATTGGTGTGAAACCTTTTACATGCGAAACGTGTAAagctaaattttcaaaaaaaggcAATTTCACAACGcatatgagaactcacactggtgaaaaaccataTGCTTGTAAAATATGTAAGTCAAAGTTTTCAAGAAAAGACTATTTTGCAATTCACATGAGGCTCCACACTGGTGAGAAACCTTATGCGTGTGAAACATGTGAAGCTAAATTTTCAAGAATAGATTATTTACATAATCATAGGcggactcacactggtgaaagaaATCATTCCTGTGAAATGTGTCCGGCTAAATTTTCAAGAAAGAACCTGCTAACTTTTCATATTAAAAAGACTCACACTGATAAAAAATCTTAA